A stretch of DNA from Aerosakkonema funiforme FACHB-1375:
ACCTATCGCCCTTGGACTCTAGACCCAGCCAATCCTTCCGCTTCGGCTGTACGCACTGCGGCCAATCATCGTGATAATACGGAGCAGGTGCTGATAGATGCGCCTATTGCCGGTAATTACACTATTAATATCGGTCATACGGGCAGTAGTTTCACGCAGAATTATTCTTTGCTGATCGGTGGGGTAACTTCCGCATCGAGTTCTACCAATATTATCGGTACGGCAGGAAATGACACTCTTAACGGTACGGCAGGAAATGACACGATCGCAGGATTGGACGGTGACGATATCCTGAATGGGTTAGATGGCAACGATAGTATTGACGGTGGAAATGGCAGCGATACTCTTGATGGCGGTAGCGGTAACGACTCTCTTGCAGGCGGTGCCGGTAACGATATCTATGTTGTTGATAGTAGCAATGATGCGATCGTCGAGAACTCGAACGGCGGTATAGATACTGTCCTGTCTTCTGTTAGTTGGACTTTGGGCGATAATCTGGAAAATCTCACCTTAACGGGTACTGGCGCTATCAACGGTACTGGTAATACTCTTGACAACGTGATTGCGGGGAATACTGGGAATAACGTTTTGGGCGGAGATGTCGGTAACGACACCCTGAGCGGAAATGGTGGTAACGACAACCTCAACGGCGGAAATGGCAGCGATAGTCTCAATGGCGGTGATGGTTTAGATACGATCGCTGGTGGTTTTGGGATCGATACGATTAGTGGTGGTGCTGGTAATGATGTGCTGACCGGTCAGGGTAGTAGCGATTCGTTTGTTTATGCGACGGGAAGTGCTTTTGCTGCTGCTGATGTGGGTGTGGATTCAATTACCGATTTCGTACCAGGAATCGATCGCATTGTCCTATCCAAGCAGACTTTCACAGCTCTCCTCAGCTCTGTGGGGAATGGTTTTAGTATTGCTTCTGATTTTGCCACTGTGTTAACTGATACTGGTGCTGCTACTAACGGGGCGCGGATTGTTTACAATCGGGTCAACGGCAATTTGTTCTACAACCAAAATGGGGCAGCGTCTGGATTCGGTTCTGGGGATAAGTTTGCTACTCTGGCGACTAAACCGCTGATTTCAGCTGCGGACTTTTCTCTCGTCTAGATACGGGAAAGGCTAGGGGCTTTAGTAGAGATGTTCGATCGAACGTCTCTACTTCAAAGGTGATAGACAGTGCCGCATTCTATCTGCTTTGCAAATACTTCAATCCCCATTCGTGCATCGAATCGAGTATTGGTTTGAGCGTTTCTCCCAATGGTGTCAGCGAATATTCTACTTTGGGTGGGACTTGCAAGTAGACGTGGCGATCGACTATTCCATCTTGTTCTAACTCCCTCAGCTGCTGGGTTAGCATCTTCTGGGTAATGCCGTGCAAGGCGCGGTGCAGTTCTCCGAACCTTTTTACCCCGAAAAATAATTCTCGCAAAATCAAGACTTTCCAGCGTCCGCCAATTACTTTGAGGGTGATTTCTACCGAACAAGTTAACCTGTCTTCACTTTCGATTGCTTCCATAGTATCATTTTGGGTAGTATCTTACTTTGAAGTGCATACTTTTCATTTTAGCTTTACAGGTTTTAAAGTAAGAATATAGCGCCACAAGATTAAACAATTAGGGCAAAAAGATGATTACCATACGTCGGTCAGAAGAACGGGGACACGCCAATCACGGCTGGCTTGATAGTTATCACTCATTCTCGTTTGCTGATTACTACGATCCCAAATATATGGGATTTCGACACCTGCGGGTAATTAACCAAGACAGAGTTGCACCTGGGATGGGTTTTGGCACGCATCCGCACCGAGATATGGAGATTATTTCCTATGTGTTGGATGGTGCGCTAGAACACAAAGATACGATCGGCACCAGTTCGGTAATTCATCCTGGTGAAGTGCAAAGGATGAGTGCGGGTACGGGTATCGCCCACAGCGAATACAACCATTCCAAAAAAGACCCAGTACATTTCATGCAAATTTGGATACTGCCGGAAGCAAAAGGTTTGCAACCCGGTTACGAGCAAAAAAACTATCCTGCGGAAGAAAAGCGCGGTAAATTGCGTTTGGTCGCTTCTAGGGACGGTCGGGATAATTCTGTTACCATTCATCAAGATGTGAATCTCTACGCCACTTTGTTGGAGGAGGGAGAAAAGGTTGTTCACGAAATCAAACCAGGGCGTCATGTCTGGTTGCAGGTGGCGCGGGGAGAAGTTAACCTCAACGGCGTACCTCTCAAAGGTGGAGATGGCGCGGCGATTAGCGATGAAAGTATTGTAGCGATCGAAGGAATTAAAGGCGCAGAAGTTTTGTTGTTCGATTTAGTATAGGTTTTCTTGTGGTGCGAGAAACCGGGTTTCTTTGCCGAAAGAAGCCAGAAACCCGGTTTCTTTGTCGATACTTAGCTGTTAAACCCAGGATTTTGCATAGAAACCGGGTTTCTTTGCCCAAGTGCTACGATCGCTTTTGTTGACCCTTTTCTTGTCACTCGCTCAGGAATTTTTGAGTAGACTGGATGCAATTGTTTGGCAAGACAACTATGATGCGATCGATCCAGGCAGCTCTAACTGCGAGTTTGGCGGGTGCGATTTGGGTATTTCCCAGCACACAAACACTTTTTGATGCTGCTGTCAGAGCAGAAAGTGTAAAATCTACTGATGCCACTTTAGTTGCTCAAGCTGAATCTTTGGATTTGCAACAGATTCAGCAAGTTATCCAGCAAAATCCCCAGCTAGTACAGCAAGCCCAACAGCTTTTGCTACAAAATCCAGAGATGGTGCAGATGTTAGTGCAACAGCTAGTACAAGAAAATCCACAGCTGATACAGCAATTACAACAAAATCCTCAACTTGTGCGCCAAATGGCACAACAAAATCAAGGGCTGATTCAGCTATTGCAACAAAACCCTCAACTGGTACGACAGCTTCAGCAGTCAATTCCAGCTACTACTAATAAGCGTTGATGAGGGATTTTAGATTTTGGATGCAGAATTTTAGATTAGGGGTTTATGGTAGATGCCTCTATCCTATTGCTAAAAAAAATCTAAAATCTAAAATCTAAAATCTAAAATCCAACTATCCTCTACAAAGTAAGAAAACTTTAGAACGGACAAGCAATCATGGCTTACACGCCCAAAATTCTCGCATTTGCAGGCAGCACTCGCATTGGTTCCTACAACAAGCAGTTAGTTCAAATCGCTGCTAATGGAGCCCGTGCAGCGGGTGCAGAAGTAACATACGTGGATTTGCGCGATCTCCCTATGCCCATATTTGATGAAGATTTGGAGAAAGCGGAAGGAATGCCTGAAAATGCACAAAAGTTCAAAAATTTATTATTGCAACATGACGGACTTTTGATTGCTTCTCCTGAATATAACAGTTCCATCACAGCAGTTCTCAAAAATGCTATTGACTGGGCTTCTCGTCCCGCTCCCGGCGAAGCAATGTTAGCTGCTTATACTGGCAAGGTAGCATCAATTATGAGCGCTTCGCCAGGAGGTTTGGGAGGTTTGCGCGGTTTGGTTCATGTGCGAGCCATTTTGGAGAATATTAAAGTGATTGTACTTCCGGATCAAGTAGCTGTTCCCAAAGCTTATGAAGTATTCAATCCTGATGGCACAATGAAAGATCCAAAACAGCAAGAATCTATTGAGCAACTCGGCGCAAATGTCGCGAACGTAGTCGCGAAATTGAAAGCATAAAATTGTAGGGATTGCTAAAAGAAACCCGGTTTCTTGAAGAAACCGGGTTTCTGATTTGAAAAATTTAGATATAATAAATATTAAATCTCAATTATAGTTAGTACCATGACTGCTTCAACTCTGACAGACAGTCAGACAACTCCCACCAAGACTTTGTATCATTGGCAACCCGCAAACTGGGAAGACTATTTAGCTTATCGCGACGATAAAACTAATGACAGGATGCGGCTGTTTTTTCATCTAAACCGTCTTTTGGTAATTGACATGGGTTGGGAAGGAATCAATCACGCTACTATCAATGAACTGTTCTCTATGTTGTTTATTCTCTGGTTCATTCAAAAACCAGAACAGATATTCAGTTCGCTAGGCGGTTGCTTATTAGAAAAATCGCCTAAGCAATCAGGTGCGCCAGATTTAGTGCTTTATTTAGGTGAAAATTATCCGCGTTGGCAAGAAGGGGAACCGCGTTTAATCGATCTAAATCGCTGGCAAGTACCTAACTTAGTTGGCGAAGTTTCCGATACAACTTTGGCAACTGATTTAGATGAAAAGAAAAAACTTTATGCCGATATGGGAATTCCCGAATATTGGGTAATTGATGTGAGAGGTTTACGAGTATTTGCCTTTCAGTTGCAATCAAACGGTATTTATCAACAATCCGATACATCTTTAGCCTTAGCAGGAATGCCTATTTCTTTGCTAGAGCAAACTTTGGCACGTTTGAAAGAGGGAACAAATGGTAGCGCTGCTGCTTGGTTTGGACAACAAATTGGTAATTTGAAAACAGAATAAGTACGGAAACAAACCGGGTTTCTTTACGTACTTATTCACAAATCGCCGTTACTCTCCCCTGAAAAAATAGCCTCAAAGTCCCGATAACCACTCAAAATCCGAACAACTTCAATACCATTTTGCAGTTGTCGATAAAAAATGACGTAGTTACTTAACGGAACACCGCGTAATTGTGGAAGTAAATTTTCATAACTTTTGCCCATGTTGGGAAATCGTGCTAAAGTCTGACATTTTTGTTCGATGTTATCCACAAAATTTTCTGCTGCATCTAAATTTTTCCTGGCAAGATAATCATAAATATCATCTAAGTCTTGAATTGCCAGAGGGGATAAGATATAGTTACTCATGCTTCTGACTCACGAGCTTTACGAATTTTTTCCCGCAGACTTGCAAATACTTTTTCTCCATCAACTCCTTCGCCTCTGTCAAGCTGTTCAATACCCATCATTAATTCCTTTCGCAGTTTTTCGAGGCGCAGTTGGCGAATTTGGTCTTGTTCTTGCAGCAGTCGCAATGCTTCGCGGACAACTTCGCTAGCAGATAGGTATCTGCCGCTTTTGACTTTTTCTTGCACGAATTTTTCCAGTTCGGGTGTTAGGGATACGTTCATGGGAGTAGCGTCATTTTGGGTTGTTAATCCTATTTTGCTAGTTATAGCAAGGATTGTCAAAGTTTGTTATTAGAGCTTGAAAAGCTTGTACTGCATGGATTTGCTGGTGATTGATGAAGTGCGCGAGGTTTTAAGTAAGGTGTCATGGTAGGCAACTCAAATAGTTTGTGCTAAACTGAAAAAGCGCAGATAGGACGGTCATCTCCTTTTTATTTCTGCGAGAAGTTTATTGTAGAAACCCCAATCAAAGGATGACAATGATGCACCCAAAAAAAGCGGTGCGAGGCAAAAATCGAGATGTTTCGGTAGTCCAAATGACCGCCGAGCAGTTTCGAGAAGCAATAGACGACTGCTTTGATGCGGTTAGTCGAGGGCAACCTCACATTGTTCATCGAAATGAACAGCCTGATGTGGCTGTGATTTCCATGCAAGACTACGCTCAATTGCAGGAGTACAAACGCCTGCTATCTCAAGCTGCACGGGAACTGCTACAAGAGTCTTATTGACAAAGTAGCACCAGACTGCTATTAAACCATCTTCTCTAATATCGCCTCGCACCGGAATACCGATAGTAGAGAGGATGAATGCACGTTAATATTGAACAACACGGAAGTGTTCGGAAGTTTTGGCAATCTAAATCCCTAGCATTTCGCTTGCAATGGGAATATCAAAGTTTTCTCAATCTGCTTAAAAGTGAGTTATACCCACTGGAAGCAGAACCAATAGAAGGATTGCCGGAACATTTTTTGTATCCATTGCCAACTGGACATCAAGTTTACTATCAAGTGAAACAGATATCACTTGAACCAGTAATTTACTTGGTGACTATCAAGCGGATAGCTACTTCAGCAGAAATTGTCAGCATCTTGTTGCCAGAAATTAAAAAATCGCTATTGCAACAACCTGCTCAAATCCCAGAGATTGTCAAATCTCAGCAGAAACGAAACTTTGGGAGAATTTTTGTCAATGCGTTAGATATAGCGCAACGGCTAATTTTTTCCCAGCAAGTTCTGAGTGTGCTGGCAGGTTTGTTTTTAACAATTTTGGTGACATTTGGGCAACAATTTGCTTCTCCTGACACACCACCAGGACAGAAAGCTCTACCCCCTGAACAAAAATCTAGTCAGTCGAGGTAAAGGCGTTGTAGGGACACGGCATCATAAATATGTCGGTAATACCAAAATTTTAATTATGCCGTGTCCCTACAGCATAATTGCTCCGAAAGACCCCAGA
This window harbors:
- a CDS encoding NADPH-dependent FMN reductase, yielding MAYTPKILAFAGSTRIGSYNKQLVQIAANGARAAGAEVTYVDLRDLPMPIFDEDLEKAEGMPENAQKFKNLLLQHDGLLIASPEYNSSITAVLKNAIDWASRPAPGEAMLAAYTGKVASIMSASPGGLGGLRGLVHVRAILENIKVIVLPDQVAVPKAYEVFNPDGTMKDPKQQESIEQLGANVANVVAKLKA
- a CDS encoding Uma2 family endonuclease, with amino-acid sequence MTASTLTDSQTTPTKTLYHWQPANWEDYLAYRDDKTNDRMRLFFHLNRLLVIDMGWEGINHATINELFSMLFILWFIQKPEQIFSSLGGCLLEKSPKQSGAPDLVLYLGENYPRWQEGEPRLIDLNRWQVPNLVGEVSDTTLATDLDEKKKLYADMGIPEYWVIDVRGLRVFAFQLQSNGIYQQSDTSLALAGMPISLLEQTLARLKEGTNGSAAAWFGQQIGNLKTE
- a CDS encoding type II toxin-antitoxin system RelE/ParE family toxin — translated: MSNYILSPLAIQDLDDIYDYLARKNLDAAENFVDNIEQKCQTLARFPNMGKSYENLLPQLRGVPLSNYVIFYRQLQNGIEVVRILSGYRDFEAIFSGESNGDL
- a CDS encoding winged helix-turn-helix transcriptional regulator, whose protein sequence is MEAIESEDRLTCSVEITLKVIGGRWKVLILRELFFGVKRFGELHRALHGITQKMLTQQLRELEQDGIVDRHVYLQVPPKVEYSLTPLGETLKPILDSMHEWGLKYLQSR
- a CDS encoding type II toxin-antitoxin system Phd/YefM family antitoxin, encoding MMHPKKAVRGKNRDVSVVQMTAEQFREAIDDCFDAVSRGQPHIVHRNEQPDVAVISMQDYAQLQEYKRLLSQAARELLQESY
- a CDS encoding pirin family protein → MITIRRSEERGHANHGWLDSYHSFSFADYYDPKYMGFRHLRVINQDRVAPGMGFGTHPHRDMEIISYVLDGALEHKDTIGTSSVIHPGEVQRMSAGTGIAHSEYNHSKKDPVHFMQIWILPEAKGLQPGYEQKNYPAEEKRGKLRLVASRDGRDNSVTIHQDVNLYATLLEEGEKVVHEIKPGRHVWLQVARGEVNLNGVPLKGGDGAAISDESIVAIEGIKGAEVLLFDLV
- a CDS encoding type II toxin-antitoxin system ParD family antitoxin — protein: MNVSLTPELEKFVQEKVKSGRYLSASEVVREALRLLQEQDQIRQLRLEKLRKELMMGIEQLDRGEGVDGEKVFASLREKIRKARESEA